A genomic segment from Streptomyces sp. NBC_00459 encodes:
- a CDS encoding ABC transporter ATP-binding protein gives MSTTRTTAKDPEVHTGRSAVRTLLRLWPYVRPVRVRLFTAAFIAVLASCMGLVIPLVLKWMVDGPIADRDSRGVWFGALWLLLLGVGEALLFGLRRWLVARPLAGVEAAMRASLYRRLQRLPVAFHDRWPSGQLLSRATSDLMLLRMFLAFPLTFLFVNAVTILVGVIIMLIQDWSLGLVILGPAIPVLVVCIVFERRYHLVARRAQDQVGDLTTVVEESVLGIRIIKGFGRHRSQARAFRELSRTLRGTELHKARLLSAIWAVIVTLPELAIGAALVLGTVQVADGDLSAGTLVAFLSTALALRWPVDSIGFLLAMSQDAATATERYFEVMDEDPEGVGEVAHGAGSTNSGSCPGPAVVSDADRGLRFHGVSFRYPDAPADSPPVLDRVDLHIRPGESMALVGTTGSGKTTLTALVPRLHEVTSGRITLDGRDITTLPREELRSLVAVAFEEPTLFSASVGANVLMGAEDSAGEAELRHALSVAQAEFVHSLPQGTDTQVGEQGLSLSGGQRQRLALARAVVGKPRFLVLDDPLSALDVHTEAAVEAALRRVLADTTALIVAHRPSTVLLADRVALVSGGRIAAVGTHHELLRTNAEYAWLMAGADEESDRGETPHGTDSFEEAAR, from the coding sequence ATGTCCACGACACGTACAACCGCAAAGGACCCCGAGGTCCACACCGGCCGCTCCGCCGTACGCACTCTGCTGCGTCTGTGGCCCTATGTGCGGCCGGTGCGGGTACGGCTGTTCACCGCAGCCTTCATAGCCGTCCTCGCGTCGTGCATGGGGCTGGTGATCCCGCTCGTCCTCAAGTGGATGGTGGACGGGCCGATCGCCGACCGTGACTCCCGGGGTGTGTGGTTCGGGGCGCTGTGGCTGCTGCTGCTCGGGGTCGGGGAGGCGCTGCTGTTCGGGCTGCGGCGGTGGCTGGTGGCCCGGCCGCTGGCCGGCGTCGAGGCGGCGATGCGGGCGAGCCTGTACCGGCGGCTCCAGCGGCTGCCGGTCGCCTTCCACGACCGGTGGCCGTCCGGGCAGTTGCTGTCCCGGGCGACGTCGGACCTGATGCTGCTGCGGATGTTCCTCGCCTTCCCGTTGACGTTCCTGTTCGTCAACGCGGTGACGATCCTGGTCGGCGTGATCATCATGCTGATCCAGGACTGGTCGCTCGGGCTGGTGATCCTGGGACCCGCCATCCCCGTCCTGGTGGTGTGCATCGTCTTCGAGCGGCGCTACCACCTCGTGGCCCGGCGCGCACAGGACCAGGTGGGCGACCTGACGACGGTCGTCGAGGAGAGCGTGCTCGGCATCCGGATCATCAAGGGGTTCGGGCGGCACCGGAGCCAGGCACGGGCGTTCCGTGAGCTGTCGCGGACGTTGCGCGGGACCGAGCTGCACAAGGCCCGGCTGCTGTCGGCGATCTGGGCGGTGATCGTCACGCTGCCCGAGCTGGCGATCGGGGCGGCGCTCGTGCTGGGGACCGTGCAGGTGGCCGACGGCGATCTGTCGGCCGGCACGCTGGTCGCCTTCCTGTCCACGGCCCTCGCCCTGCGCTGGCCCGTCGACTCCATCGGCTTCCTGCTCGCGATGAGCCAGGACGCGGCCACCGCCACGGAACGGTACTTCGAGGTGATGGACGAGGATCCGGAGGGCGTGGGGGAGGTCGCTCACGGCGCCGGTTCCACCAACTCCGGTTCCTGTCCCGGTCCCGCCGTTGTCTCCGACGCCGACCGGGGCCTCCGCTTCCACGGTGTCTCCTTCCGGTATCCCGACGCCCCCGCCGACTCCCCTCCCGTCCTCGACCGCGTCGACCTCCACATCCGGCCCGGCGAGTCCATGGCCCTCGTCGGTACGACCGGCAGCGGCAAGACCACGCTCACGGCGCTCGTCCCCCGGCTGCACGAGGTGACCTCGGGGCGCATCACCCTCGACGGGCGCGACATCACCACCCTGCCCAGGGAGGAACTGCGTTCCCTGGTCGCCGTCGCCTTCGAGGAACCCACCCTCTTCTCGGCGAGCGTCGGCGCCAACGTCCTCATGGGGGCCGAGGACTCCGCGGGCGAGGCCGAGTTGCGCCACGCGCTCTCCGTGGCGCAGGCCGAATTCGTGCACTCGCTTCCGCAGGGCACGGACACCCAGGTCGGCGAGCAGGGTCTCAGCCTGTCCGGCGGCCAGCGGCAGCGGCTCGCGCTGGCCAGGGCGGTCGTGGGCAAGCCCCGGTTCCTCGTCCTCGACGACCCGTTGTCCGCGCTGGACGTGCACACGGAGGCAGCCGTCGAGGCCGCGCTGCGCCGGGTCCTCGCCGACACCACGGCCCTGATCGTGGCGCACCGACCGTCCACGGTCCTGCTCGCCGACCGCGTCGCCCTTGTCTCCGGCGGCCGGATCGCCGCCGTGGGCACGCATCACGAACTCCTGCGGACGAACGCCGAGTACGCCTGGCTGATGGCCGGCGCGGACGAGGAGAGCGACCGCGGCGAAACCCCCCACGGCACCGACAGTTTCGAGGAGGCGGCCCGATGA